From the Vibrio algarum genome, one window contains:
- a CDS encoding succinylglutamate desuccinylase/aspartoacylase family protein, with protein MVNSLTIAGTDVLPGTQCQINIPVAKLYTDTELSIPVHVQRAVKKGPTVFVSAAVHGDELNGIEIIRRLIKANLKVIRGTLILVPMVNVYGVLNQSRYLPDRRDLNRCFPGSAKGSLAARLAQDFMENVVQYCDYGIDIHTGAIHRSNLPQIRADLSDEKTLELAQAFGVPVLLNSVLRDGSLREAATSRGTRILLYEAGEALRFDELSIQTGVKGVQKVLMGLGLLRKRSSRRKIEPYIANKSEWIRAAGSGFVHEFVKLGEQVEKGQILAEINSPLGDLIHKAVSTRSGIIIGKQNIPLVQEGDAMFHIAYFGKDEDDVAEHIEIMHDSIIL; from the coding sequence ATGGTAAATAGTTTGACGATTGCTGGTACTGACGTTTTACCCGGCACACAGTGTCAAATCAATATTCCAGTCGCCAAGCTATACACCGATACTGAGCTTTCTATTCCTGTTCACGTGCAAAGAGCAGTAAAAAAGGGCCCAACGGTATTTGTAAGCGCTGCAGTGCATGGTGATGAACTGAATGGCATCGAAATAATTCGCCGGTTAATTAAAGCGAATTTAAAAGTCATCCGTGGAACCTTAATCTTAGTACCAATGGTCAATGTCTATGGAGTACTTAATCAAAGCCGATACTTGCCAGATAGAAGGGACCTCAACCGATGTTTTCCGGGGTCAGCGAAAGGCTCGTTGGCCGCAAGACTTGCACAAGACTTCATGGAAAATGTGGTTCAATATTGTGATTATGGTATCGATATACATACAGGCGCTATACATCGCTCAAATCTACCTCAAATTCGAGCCGATTTGAGTGATGAAAAAACACTAGAGCTTGCCCAAGCTTTTGGCGTGCCTGTGCTGTTAAATTCGGTATTAAGAGATGGGTCTCTGCGCGAAGCAGCAACGAGCAGAGGCACCCGCATTTTGTTGTATGAAGCAGGGGAAGCACTTCGTTTTGATGAATTGTCGATTCAGACAGGAGTCAAAGGCGTACAAAAAGTATTAATGGGTTTAGGGTTGCTTAGAAAGCGTTCTAGTCGCAGAAAAATTGAACCTTACATTGCGAATAAAAGCGAGTGGATTAGAGCGGCTGGTAGTGGTTTTGTACATGAGTTTGTCAAACTTGGGGAGCAAGTTGAAAAGGGGCAAATTCTTGCTGAAATTAATTCGCCCTTAGGAGACTTAATTCATAAAGCTGTTTCTACGCGCTCTGGGATAATTATTGGTAAACAGAATATCCCTTTAGTACAAGAGGGCGATGCTATGTTCCATATCGCTTATTTTGGTAAAGACGAAGATGATGTGGCAGAACATATCGAAATAATGCACGACTCTATAATTTTGTAA
- a CDS encoding magnesium transporter, with product MTDFNQLQITENNPELLAEFISAMGASDDLRFLIDYQDSELANILESVNVQHRLQIVEVIPATRYWTILNFLQYETAKHIHQSLPENIASERLSCITETDVVNFADFLPTDFVDEYLLTQSKETVAYIQQALSYDDNKVGRYVEPYFLVANAKNSVGRIKSEILKNVESVVRLIIVRDASGIVGTVEPEAFLTQENNVKLKELAVITPVLEDTQDIQEVSKQVSIDGHSHWFPVLSDGKIMGVMSLTTITLTLRELSLQAVVAENVKSEEDLFTPLKVATRLRALWLVINLFTAFAASAIIGVFENVVEQVVALAILMPVVASMGGIAGSQTLAVAIRGIALNHLHQSNLRLLVNKEVKIALINGMVMGAVIASVVYYIFDSVALAMIICCAICVNSLAAALSGTLIPFTLKKLNIDPAVAGSVVLTTVTDVVGFLVFLGLGAIFLV from the coding sequence ATGACAGACTTTAATCAATTGCAAATTACTGAAAATAACCCCGAATTGTTAGCTGAATTTATTAGCGCAATGGGAGCATCCGATGATCTGAGGTTTCTCATCGATTATCAGGACAGTGAACTTGCCAATATATTAGAATCTGTCAACGTCCAACATCGATTGCAAATTGTAGAGGTTATTCCGGCAACAAGATATTGGACAATCTTAAACTTCTTGCAATATGAGACAGCGAAACATATCCATCAGTCGCTACCTGAAAATATAGCGAGTGAAAGGCTGTCCTGCATTACGGAAACAGATGTCGTCAATTTTGCCGACTTTTTACCAACAGACTTTGTTGATGAATATCTGTTAACACAAAGTAAAGAAACGGTCGCTTATATACAGCAAGCATTGTCTTATGATGACAATAAAGTTGGACGATACGTTGAACCCTATTTTTTAGTCGCTAACGCTAAGAACAGTGTAGGAAGAATCAAAAGTGAAATTCTAAAAAATGTTGAATCGGTTGTCCGTCTTATCATTGTTAGAGACGCGTCGGGGATAGTGGGCACAGTTGAACCAGAAGCCTTTTTGACTCAAGAAAATAACGTAAAATTAAAAGAACTAGCGGTAATCACACCGGTTTTAGAAGATACACAAGATATACAAGAAGTGAGTAAACAAGTCTCTATTGATGGGCACTCCCACTGGTTTCCTGTTTTATCTGATGGGAAGATAATGGGAGTAATGTCATTAACAACCATCACTCTCACTTTAAGAGAATTAAGCTTACAAGCAGTAGTTGCCGAAAATGTAAAAAGTGAAGAGGACTTGTTTACACCTTTGAAAGTGGCGACAAGGCTAAGAGCATTATGGTTAGTTATCAATCTGTTCACTGCTTTTGCCGCATCAGCCATAATTGGTGTGTTTGAAAATGTGGTGGAACAGGTTGTTGCGTTGGCTATTCTTATGCCAGTTGTCGCGAGTATGGGAGGGATTGCTGGCAGTCAAACCCTTGCTGTAGCGATAAGAGGTATTGCTTTAAATCACTTACATCAGAGCAATTTACGGCTACTTGTCAATAAAGAAGTAAAAATAGCGCTGATTAACGGTATGGTAATGGGGGCGGTTATCGCCAGTGTGGTTTATTACATATTTGACTCTGTCGCCCTGGCTATGATTATTTGTTGTGCAATTTGTGTCAACAGTCTAGCTGCAGCGTTGTCTGGAACCTTGATTCCCTTTACGCTTAAAAAGTTAAACATTGATCCCGCTGTTGCTGGTTCAGTGGTTCTTACGACTGTAACGGATGTTGTTGGCTTTCTAGTATTTTTAGGGTTAGGAGCTATCTTTTTAGTTTAA
- the maoP gene encoding DUF413 domain-containing protein, whose translation MQHIKLRMGQDHFEDEDRFPDGFAESGEFTYAEEELLTYWGETMYALELGEIIPENLEEEHFVQAIKNPKLAHSCLEKVWLKYKTL comes from the coding sequence ATGCAACATATTAAGCTACGTATGGGACAGGACCACTTCGAAGATGAAGATAGGTTTCCTGATGGATTTGCAGAATCTGGCGAATTTACTTACGCAGAAGAAGAGCTCTTAACATATTGGGGAGAAACCATGTATGCCCTAGAGCTTGGAGAGATAATTCCCGAAAATTTAGAAGAAGAGCACTTTGTACAAGCAATAAAGAATCCTAAACTGGCTCACTCTTGCCTTGAAAAAGTATGGTTAAAATACAAAACACTATAG
- the zntB gene encoding zinc transporter ZntB, protein MQISDVLYGFYFDKDGLHQQIEHSSELEVTKPHWLHFDYTSLSTVEWLKQHSGLNSTVINALLDEETRPRATALGDGILISLRGVNLAAGSNPEDMVSIRLWVTKNNVISTRRRKLLSTQDIANDFNLGNGPSSAPKFVIDLTEKLISRMSDTINEIEEKVADIEENIITSTNYSLRNELSILRRQIISLRRYLSPQKDAMLQLLSEKITLFSTEEKIQLRETLDHLVRYIEDLDSIKDRAAVSQEELSNRLAEQMNNRMYVLSIVAAIFLPLGFLTGLLGINVGGIPGAENNNSFVIFTLLLVGVVAIQIWIFKKKKWF, encoded by the coding sequence ATGCAAATTTCTGATGTTCTATATGGGTTCTATTTCGATAAAGACGGCTTACACCAGCAGATCGAACATAGTTCTGAACTGGAGGTGACTAAACCACATTGGCTGCATTTTGACTACACGTCACTCTCAACAGTTGAATGGCTAAAGCAGCATAGTGGGCTCAACTCGACAGTGATCAATGCACTGTTAGATGAAGAGACACGCCCTAGGGCAACCGCTCTTGGTGATGGAATATTGATATCGTTAAGAGGGGTTAATTTAGCCGCAGGTAGCAACCCAGAAGACATGGTGTCTATCCGTTTGTGGGTAACAAAAAACAACGTGATCAGCACCAGACGTCGAAAGTTACTTTCAACACAGGACATCGCCAATGATTTTAACTTAGGCAACGGTCCAAGCTCCGCGCCAAAGTTTGTAATAGATCTAACAGAAAAACTCATTTCAAGAATGAGTGACACAATCAATGAGATAGAAGAAAAAGTCGCTGACATTGAAGAGAACATAATCACTTCTACCAATTATAGTTTGCGCAATGAACTTTCTATTTTACGTCGTCAAATCATATCTTTGAGGCGCTATTTATCGCCACAAAAAGACGCCATGTTGCAATTGTTAAGTGAAAAAATCACGTTGTTTTCAACGGAAGAAAAAATTCAATTGCGTGAAACGTTAGATCATCTTGTTCGTTACATAGAAGATTTAGATTCAATAAAAGATCGTGCCGCGGTAAGCCAAGAAGAACTCAGTAACCGCCTCGCCGAGCAGATGAACAATCGTATGTATGTTCTTTCAATTGTGGCTGCCATTTTTTTGCCTTTGGGGTTTCTTACTGGGTTGTTGGGTATTAATGTTGGCGGTATTCCGGGGGCAGAAAACAATAATTCTTTTGTTATTTTTACTCTGTTACTTGTTGGGGTTGTCGCTATCCAAATTTGGATTTTTAAGAAGAAAAAATGGTTCTAA
- a CDS encoding phospholipase D family protein encodes MLVLQRIRIVMFLVVVLAGCGSLPDEIEHPAESLSQQPTSTLSELRDAYRREQLGQETSAVLLQDSGWDALAQRLALIETAEHSIDIQYYIWNSDASGHYLAKRLIEAADRGVQIRVMLDDINLNEREGLLVALDAHPQIEIRVFNPIPSRRGVAKWLNLLGDLPRLNRRMHNKSFTVDGVLSIVGGRNIGDEYFDLSDEINFRDRDALVMGSVVTDIQASFREYWDSRWSYPVDLLGDDSSIEQPVLYDISAPHYSSYPALPEGNKVAQQFIQKLMAKMIWVRAIFVSDKPVPVDENDSDQPKATARLLAKLASQSEQEFLLESAYLIFDDRQLKALQKLTDNGVQIKALTNSMASNDLITNHSGYAGRRADMLEHGIELFELKPEAKLCEESTKDISKCAPTTAYGLHAKSSVFDRRIAVIGSFNFNLRSTYFNTESVLIINNQNVAESLAADIDNAMDEDNSWRLDLHEGEVRWYSGTESWETEPETGQWERTKSHLLQLLPIEKYL; translated from the coding sequence ATGCTTGTGCTCCAACGAATCCGTATTGTCATGTTTTTAGTCGTTGTCCTTGCGGGTTGTGGCTCTCTTCCCGATGAGATTGAACACCCGGCGGAGTCGCTTTCTCAACAGCCAACCAGCACATTATCAGAATTGAGAGACGCCTATAGGCGCGAACAGCTAGGGCAAGAAACAAGTGCGGTTTTATTGCAAGACTCTGGTTGGGACGCTTTGGCTCAGCGGTTGGCATTGATTGAAACAGCAGAGCACAGCATTGATATTCAATATTATATATGGAATTCGGATGCTTCTGGACACTATTTAGCAAAACGATTGATTGAGGCCGCAGATCGCGGTGTTCAAATCCGTGTCATGCTTGATGACATCAATCTTAATGAACGAGAGGGCCTACTGGTCGCGCTTGATGCTCATCCTCAAATAGAGATCCGCGTATTCAACCCGATTCCCAGCCGCCGTGGGGTCGCAAAGTGGCTAAACTTATTGGGTGATTTGCCTCGTTTAAATCGTCGTATGCACAATAAATCATTTACCGTTGACGGGGTTCTATCTATTGTTGGCGGGCGTAATATCGGCGATGAATATTTTGACCTTTCTGATGAAATAAATTTTCGTGACCGAGACGCATTGGTAATGGGGTCTGTGGTTACGGATATACAAGCCAGCTTTAGAGAATACTGGGACAGTCGCTGGTCGTACCCAGTCGATTTATTAGGTGATGACTCTTCTATAGAGCAACCTGTGTTATATGATATTTCAGCTCCTCATTATTCAAGTTATCCCGCCTTACCAGAAGGCAACAAGGTTGCACAGCAGTTTATCCAAAAATTAATGGCTAAGATGATCTGGGTTCGAGCAATTTTTGTTTCTGACAAACCAGTACCCGTCGATGAAAATGACAGCGATCAGCCTAAGGCTACCGCTAGATTATTAGCTAAATTAGCGAGTCAATCTGAACAAGAGTTTTTATTGGAATCGGCTTATTTAATATTTGATGATCGTCAATTAAAAGCGTTACAAAAATTGACTGACAATGGCGTTCAGATAAAAGCACTGACCAATTCAATGGCCTCTAACGACCTGATCACAAACCATTCTGGTTACGCTGGACGACGAGCGGATATGCTAGAACATGGAATAGAATTATTTGAGTTAAAACCAGAAGCGAAATTGTGTGAAGAGTCTACAAAGGATATTTCAAAATGTGCTCCTACAACAGCCTATGGCCTTCATGCAAAATCTTCTGTTTTTGACAGACGCATTGCTGTCATCGGTTCTTTTAACTTCAACTTGCGCTCAACCTACTTCAATACGGAATCTGTTTTGATAATCAACAATCAAAATGTTGCCGAAAGCTTAGCCGCTGATATAGATAATGCAATGGATGAAGATAATAGCTGGCGTTTAGATTTACACGAAGGCGAAGTTCGCTGGTATTCTGGTACCGAAAGCTGGGAAACTGAACCAGAAACTGGCCAATGGGAAAGAACTAAATCCCATTTATTACAGTTATTACCAATAGAGAAGTACCTATAA
- a CDS encoding sensor domain-containing diguanylate cyclase encodes MEQTDEISRFLDFLVDAILIVDEHSNIVFVNNSCVKLFGYEKEKLLSLKLIDLMKPNAVKQHDVKVNNFILNKSQARAMMSRSIMPCMHSSGEGFHARISIANIEFNGAPCGIATIQDYSTVQELIDDLRNEATTDPLTNLFNKRHLETILEKQSLTILDSGCLGIAYLDLNGFKAINDTFGHDVGDQLLIEVANRLTQQLRSSDICFRLGGDEFLVLFTINDHQGYEMEAQGLAHKLHDLITMPVNVEKLAREITVGVSIGIGILPHDGKELELVIELADKAMYQSKLDKVPYVRVSECDSL; translated from the coding sequence ATGGAACAGACAGATGAAATTTCTCGTTTTTTAGACTTTCTAGTTGATGCCATATTAATTGTTGATGAGCATTCCAATATCGTTTTTGTGAACAATTCTTGCGTTAAGCTTTTTGGTTATGAAAAAGAAAAATTGTTAAGCCTCAAGCTCATTGATTTAATGAAGCCGAATGCAGTGAAACAACACGATGTTAAAGTAAATAATTTTATACTCAATAAATCTCAAGCTAGAGCAATGATGTCGAGAAGCATCATGCCTTGTATGCATTCAAGTGGCGAAGGTTTTCATGCAAGAATATCTATCGCCAATATTGAATTCAATGGTGCACCATGCGGTATCGCAACAATACAAGATTACTCCACAGTGCAAGAATTAATCGATGACCTAAGAAATGAAGCGACGACCGACCCGTTAACGAATCTGTTTAATAAACGTCATTTAGAAACCATATTAGAAAAGCAGTCTCTTACCATACTTGATTCTGGTTGCTTAGGAATTGCCTATTTAGATTTGAATGGCTTTAAAGCTATAAATGACACGTTCGGACATGATGTTGGTGATCAGTTACTAATAGAGGTAGCGAACCGTTTGACACAGCAGCTTCGTAGTAGTGATATTTGTTTTCGTCTTGGTGGGGATGAATTTTTGGTGTTGTTTACTATTAACGACCACCAGGGATATGAAATGGAAGCACAGGGGCTTGCTCATAAGCTCCATGATCTCATTACAATGCCTGTTAATGTAGAAAAACTGGCACGTGAGATAACTGTCGGTGTCAGCATCGGTATTGGCATTTTGCCTCATGATGGTAAAGAACTAGAGTTGGTTATAGAGCTAGCCGATAAGGCGATGTATCAGTCGAAATTAGATAAAGTTCCTTATGTTCGAGTGTCTGAATGTGATTCTCTTTAA
- a CDS encoding LysR family transcriptional regulator has translation MDVRVLSTFLELARVRHFGRAAENLHITQAAVSARIKQLESYFNTVLFTRDRNNIKLTSSGERLIGYAEVMVKTLQQAKYELSLESSKALQLTIAGTPNIWDAYLQNCLSVVADEFHGYGFNAEVLSRDQINRGLIERTLDIAFAFDPLKAEELECKKITDLTLVLVSTIECDVETALSKRYVYVDWGTAFASEHADRHPQKYAPYLRTSTGRIALDFILEKGGSAYLPASVVEPFLNSGQLMPVEGSLNWDRPLYLSYRKKSTSIEAILAVEKLIHKIDPSSAFSLVQAGEIENIQSDSD, from the coding sequence GTGGACGTAAGAGTATTAAGTACATTTTTAGAGCTGGCTCGTGTCAGGCATTTTGGCCGAGCCGCAGAAAACCTTCACATCACGCAAGCGGCTGTTAGCGCTAGAATCAAACAATTAGAAAGCTACTTCAATACCGTTTTGTTCACTAGAGACAGAAATAACATTAAACTCACTTCTTCAGGCGAGCGGTTAATTGGTTATGCTGAAGTTATGGTGAAAACCCTACAACAAGCTAAATATGAGCTCTCTTTGGAAAGTTCCAAAGCGTTACAACTGACGATTGCGGGGACGCCTAATATATGGGATGCCTACCTGCAAAACTGTTTGAGTGTAGTGGCGGATGAATTTCACGGTTATGGTTTTAATGCTGAAGTATTAAGCCGTGATCAAATCAATAGAGGATTAATCGAGCGCACATTAGATATTGCATTTGCATTTGATCCGTTAAAAGCAGAAGAGCTAGAGTGTAAGAAAATCACTGATCTTACTTTGGTTTTAGTCTCAACTATTGAGTGTGATGTAGAAACTGCTCTTTCAAAGCGATACGTTTACGTCGATTGGGGTACGGCTTTCGCTTCGGAACATGCCGATAGGCACCCTCAGAAATATGCCCCATATTTGAGAACATCAACAGGCAGAATTGCATTAGACTTTATTCTAGAGAAAGGAGGGAGTGCTTATTTACCGGCTTCGGTTGTTGAGCCTTTCTTAAATTCTGGGCAATTAATGCCAGTAGAGGGTAGCCTGAATTGGGATAGGCCGCTATATCTAAGTTATCGCAAGAAAAGCACGTCAATTGAAGCCATTCTTGCTGTAGAGAAACTCATTCACAAGATAGATCCTTCTTCAGCGTTTAGTTTGGTACAAGCAGGGGAAATCGAGAATATTCAAAGCGACAGCGATTGA
- a CDS encoding IclR family transcriptional regulator: MSNTNDKVFIILSQVATYGKPVSVKRLSKDLNMPLSSLYRYITLLKDWLLLEENLSTREIYIGSMSLTLASNHERAKLENSEYQKALERLSNVTGETCMFMVPAGYHALCTLCRESSEALRCSFEVGQTQPLIKGASSKVLLANLPKERQKKVAKYYGLNFHDLQWQQSLSKTRRDGFSISTSDYYAGVVGVSVPIIRKKHLCGAITIMAPSERAKKGFERVIQDLMNEASILCGSR; the protein is encoded by the coding sequence ATGAGTAATACGAATGACAAGGTTTTCATCATTCTTTCTCAGGTCGCGACTTATGGAAAACCTGTAAGTGTAAAGCGCTTGAGTAAAGACTTAAATATGCCTCTTAGCAGTTTGTATCGCTACATAACGCTATTAAAAGATTGGCTGTTACTTGAAGAGAACCTGAGTACAAGAGAAATATACATTGGTTCAATGTCACTTACTTTAGCTAGCAACCACGAGAGAGCAAAGTTAGAAAATAGTGAGTATCAAAAAGCTTTGGAACGGTTAAGCAATGTTACTGGCGAAACGTGCATGTTTATGGTGCCTGCTGGTTATCATGCTTTATGTACTCTATGTAGAGAGAGTTCAGAAGCATTGAGGTGTTCCTTTGAAGTAGGGCAAACACAGCCATTGATAAAAGGGGCTAGCTCGAAAGTGTTGTTAGCTAACTTACCAAAAGAACGGCAAAAAAAAGTAGCCAAATACTACGGGCTAAATTTCCACGACCTTCAGTGGCAACAAAGCTTAAGTAAAACCAGAAGAGATGGCTTTTCAATTAGTACGTCGGATTACTACGCCGGTGTTGTCGGCGTGAGTGTGCCGATCATCCGTAAAAAACACCTATGTGGTGCGATTACTATTATGGCACCGAGTGAACGAGCAAAAAAAGGTTTTGAACGAGTCATTCAAGATCTAATGAATGAAGCATCAATATTATGTGGGAGCAGATGA
- a CDS encoding ATP-dependent zinc protease family protein, which translates to MDRLIIGNLELCCLPELGISDLEVRVDTGAKTSSIHVDNIRRFRKKGQLYVEFDLHPDIYNMEQTVKTSAPVVDSRKIKSSNGESEQRYVISTLFSIGGLSWPIEITLTNRKDMSYLMLLGREGMGDRVYVDPSRAFTLVDEPTDISSG; encoded by the coding sequence TTGGATAGATTAATAATTGGCAACCTTGAGTTGTGTTGCTTGCCAGAATTAGGTATCTCAGACTTAGAAGTTCGCGTGGATACGGGAGCAAAAACCTCATCCATACATGTGGACAACATACGTCGATTTCGTAAAAAGGGGCAACTTTACGTTGAGTTTGATCTGCACCCCGATATTTACAATATGGAACAAACGGTTAAGACATCAGCCCCCGTTGTTGACTCAAGAAAAATAAAGTCTTCGAATGGTGAATCAGAGCAGCGATATGTCATTAGCACGCTATTTTCTATTGGCGGTTTATCATGGCCTATCGAGATAACACTAACCAACCGTAAAGATATGAGTTACTTAATGCTCTTAGGGCGAGAAGGTATGGGGGATCGCGTTTATGTTGATCCAAGCAGAGCGTTCACACTTGTAGACGAACCTACAGACATAAGCTCAGGATAG
- the rimK gene encoding 30S ribosomal protein S6--L-glutamate ligase has translation MRIAILSRNESLYSTRRLKEAGEARGHQVDIIDTLHCYMDITSSNPKVRYHGKDLPMYDAVIPRIGSSITFYGTAVVRQFEVMGTFCINESVAISRSRDKLRSLQLLSRKGIGLPKTGFASKPDKIQDLIKNVGGAPVVIKLLEGTQGIGVVLAETNKAAESVIEAFMGLKANILVQEFIEEAGGADIRCFVVGNRVIAAMKRQAGEGEFRSNLHRGGSAQLVRLTKEERLTAVNAAKAMGLNLCGVDILQSKNGPVVMEVNSSPGLEGIETATGKDVAGMIFDFIEKSAKPNANKTRGKG, from the coding sequence ATGCGTATTGCAATTTTATCTCGTAACGAATCTTTATATTCTACTCGCCGTCTAAAGGAAGCAGGTGAGGCTAGAGGGCATCAGGTAGATATAATCGATACTCTTCATTGCTATATGGATATTACCAGTAGCAATCCGAAAGTACGTTATCACGGAAAGGATTTGCCTATGTACGACGCTGTGATTCCCCGTATAGGTTCATCGATTACCTTTTACGGAACCGCCGTTGTTAGGCAATTTGAGGTGATGGGCACTTTTTGTATCAATGAATCAGTCGCTATCAGTCGGTCTCGCGACAAATTGCGGTCTTTGCAGTTGCTATCTCGTAAAGGAATAGGACTTCCTAAAACAGGTTTTGCAAGTAAACCCGATAAGATTCAAGATTTGATTAAGAATGTAGGTGGAGCTCCAGTTGTTATCAAGTTACTTGAAGGTACACAAGGAATTGGTGTTGTTTTAGCCGAAACGAATAAAGCCGCTGAGAGTGTGATTGAGGCGTTTATGGGGTTAAAAGCGAACATTCTAGTACAAGAATTTATTGAAGAGGCTGGTGGTGCTGATATTCGCTGCTTTGTTGTTGGTAATCGGGTGATTGCAGCAATGAAGCGTCAAGCTGGTGAAGGTGAGTTCCGATCTAATCTACACCGAGGTGGTTCGGCGCAATTAGTCCGACTTACAAAAGAAGAACGTCTTACGGCTGTTAATGCTGCCAAGGCTATGGGTCTGAACCTTTGCGGTGTGGATATTTTACAGTCGAAAAATGGGCCTGTTGTGATGGAGGTGAATTCATCCCCAGGTCTTGAAGGTATTGAAACGGCTACAGGCAAAGATGTCGCAGGAATGATTTTTGATTTTATCGAAAAAAGCGCTAAACCAAACGCGAATAAAACACGAGGAAAAGGTTAA
- a CDS encoding mechanosensitive ion channel family protein produces MLISDIPVPPKVIFTLLLIIIVWTLKYLWIAAIRHNHNPLQERHKNWISVARNLSNLGLVIGVAVVWLSELQNFAISVAAFTVAIVIATKELLQCFLGFFSWVTNRPFRVGDWIQVNGHCGEVSDIDWIKFRLLEVDLENGYTYTGKSITVMNSVLLIQPVINLNFMRRYVMHSFSIVRENEVNLFDLKLPMMATITELISPFQDVASRYSNLISNRLEIEATSIEPFIYIHTTDVANQVISITIFCPTEEAHSLEQKITERFMTLWYEKLKTI; encoded by the coding sequence AATACCTTTGGATTGCCGCGATTAGGCACAATCATAATCCGCTGCAAGAGAGGCATAAAAACTGGATAAGTGTTGCCAGAAATTTAAGTAATCTTGGCCTAGTTATCGGTGTAGCCGTTGTTTGGCTTTCTGAACTTCAGAATTTTGCAATTTCAGTTGCAGCATTTACCGTCGCTATTGTCATTGCGACAAAAGAACTGTTGCAGTGCTTTCTTGGCTTCTTTTCATGGGTAACAAACAGGCCATTCAGGGTAGGTGATTGGATTCAGGTCAACGGTCATTGCGGTGAAGTATCTGATATCGATTGGATAAAGTTTAGGTTGTTAGAAGTCGATTTAGAAAATGGTTACACGTATACGGGAAAATCAATTACGGTAATGAATAGTGTTTTGCTTATTCAGCCGGTCATCAATTTAAACTTTATGCGCAGATATGTCATGCACAGTTTTTCTATAGTAAGAGAAAATGAAGTTAACTTATTCGATTTAAAACTACCGATGATGGCAACGATTACAGAATTGATTAGCCCGTTTCAAGATGTTGCATCTCGTTATTCGAATTTGATTAGTAATAGATTAGAGATCGAAGCAACGTCGATTGAACCATTTATTTATATTCATACAACAGATGTTGCCAATCAAGTGATCTCGATTACTATATTTTGTCCAACGGAAGAAGCGCATTCGCTAGAGCAAAAAATTACAGAGCGTTTTATGACGCTCTGGTATGAAAAACTAAAAACTATTTAA